A single Bufo bufo chromosome 6, aBufBuf1.1, whole genome shotgun sequence DNA region contains:
- the LOC121003807 gene encoding proton channel OTOP2-like: MGTLESAQQELEVPPISQSHSVNVPNTVREDTMSLPTADAITLPSSVVQVGLPVQNQTHCIHQVASDIWKKGGRLLSALLAINVGLIACVLVSSGTLENVSVKDTEVLVLLVILMLLSTIWMMFQFYFSCRKNAVLYKDCHAGPVWLRGGLVFFGICSLVLDVFKIGYYISYIDCESPIKLIHPMVQSAFIILQTYFLWVSSKHCVQIHTNISRYGLMLVLITNLSIWMAAVTDESVHQTKDMEDDLQVVASTAGYHDHRDAGGAHGHTCRCSNHLCHIFQTGYYYLYPFNIEYSLFASAMTYVMWKNVGREMDDNMPCHRRLSPCFCFHSVFVGLILGGIVLLGGIVALVTYKVHVNIQDKSYQAHIMFYSFNVVVLTIMSMGSLTGSIIYRFDKRDMDGHKNPTRTLDVTLLLGAALGQYCISYYSIVAMVATTPGELLNALNLVYSILMIIQLTLQNTFIIEGLHRESFQDSPMDPHKELVYTNESVAPSLPEETSHEPTEPSGSNTANNQMQVDHIHPWNLKRRFIQEISLFLLLCNVILWLMPAFGARPQLKNDLEMKFYGATVWTIITNISLPFGIFYRMHGAASLLEVFRMS; encoded by the exons ATGGGCACTTTAGAATCTGCCCAGCAAGAATTGGAAGTACCCCCCATTAGCCAAAGCCATTCAGTAAATGTTCCAAACACGGTTCGTGAAGATACGATGTCTCTACCTACAGCAGATGCCATAACTTTGCCCAGTTCTGTGGTTCAAGTGGGTTTGCCTGTCCAAAATCAGACCCACTGTATCCATCAAGTTGCCTCTGACATCTGGAAGAAAGGAGGCCGCTTGCTTTCTGCACTGCTGGCCATTAATGTTGGTCTGATCGCTTGTGTTCTTGTGAGCAGTGGAACCTTAGAAAATgtctctgtgaaggacactgaagTTCTTGTTTTATTGGTCATTCTGATGCTGCTCTCTACCATCTGGATGATGTTCCAATTTTATTTCTCTTGCCGAAAAAATGCAGTACTCTACAAGGATTGCCATGCAGGACCTGTGTGGCTGAGAG GTGGCCTGGTCTTCTTTGGGATCTGCAGTCTGGTTCTTGACGTGTTTAAGATTGGCTATTACATTAGTTATATTGATTGCGAGTCTCCAATCAAGCTTATTCACCCCATGGTGCAGAGCGCATTCATCATCCTTCAG ACATATTTTCTCTGGGTCTCCAGCAAACACTGTGTGCAGATTCATACCAACATTTCCAG ATATGGTCTTATGTTGGTGCTCAtaactaacctcagtatctggatGGCTGCAGTGACTGATGAGTCTGTCCATCAGACGAAGGACATGGAGGATGATTTACAAGTTGTGGCCAGCACAGCTGGGTACCATGATCACAGAG ATGCTGGTGGAGCACATGGCCACACTTGCCGTTGCAGTAACCACTTGTGCCACATCTTTCAGACTGGATATTATTACCTTTACCCATTTAATATAGAATATAGCCTCTTTGCTTCAGCTATGACATATGTGATGTGGAAAAATGTTGGCCGTGAGATGGATGACAACATGCCATGCCACCGACGTCTTAGCCCTTGTTTCTGCTTTCATAGCGTCTTTGTGGGACTTATACTCGGAGGAATAGTTCTTCTTGGTGGTATTGTGGCTCTTGTGACATACAAAGTACATGTCAATATCCAAGACAAAAGCTACCAGGCCCATATCATGTTTTATTCATTCAATGTCGTTGTCCTCACCATTATGTCCATGGGTTCACTCACTGGATCCATCATTTACCGTTTCGATAAGAGGGACATGGATGGTCACAAGAATCCAACCCGCACTTTAGATGTGACTTTGCTCCTGGGAGCAGCACTCGGCCAATACTGTATTTCATATTACTCCATAGTAGCAATGGTGGCTACGACTCCTGGGGAGCTGCTCAATGCTTTGAATCTGGTGTACTCCATACTCATGATTATACAACTCACATTGCAGAATACCTTCATCATTGAAGGGCTACATAGAGAATCTTTCCAAGATTCCCCTATGGATCCACATAAAGAACTGGTTTACACAAATGAATCTGTTGCCCCTAGTCTACCTGAGGAAACATCTCATGAACCCACAGAACCTTCTGGATCAAACACAGCAAATAATCAAATGCAAGTGGATCATATTCACCCGTGGAATTTAAAAAGAAGATTCATTCAGGAGATTTCCCTCTTTCTGCTGCTCTGTAACGTTATA CTCTGGTTGATGCCTGCGTTTGGAGCTCGACCACAGTTAAAGAATGATCTAGAGATGAAGTTCTATGGAGCCACAGTATGGACTATAATCACCAACATCAGCCTTCCGTTTGGCATTTTCTACCGTATGCACGGAGCTGCCAGCCTCTTGGAAGTGTTTCGGATGTCGTAG